From the Syngnathoides biaculeatus isolate LvHL_M chromosome 10, ASM1980259v1, whole genome shotgun sequence genome, one window contains:
- the LOC133507078 gene encoding tubulin monoglycylase TTLL3-like isoform X1, whose protein sequence is MVQQCESQVEIKTLQTTSPRFRHSIHLPARNPEKLKKAKAIVEKTVKLHKVFSVQGPYPVIRASLRARGWVEKQMCHAGLQIYTRTAKETCCNDAGDSDGEADDVKQEQDLDGLYGLISRLVRNEMVYFYWTNRRDAINTSILQKEQMINHFGKGGSFTTKVGLCVNLRSLHWFDSADPDTFFPRCYRLGAQDEKHAFIEDYRRTACTSFLKYIVESAQNVQEEKKNEHIQEPSESVIVSKMVGTALNVCQDFLESLEHTDIDTNLEKTSSLFKEEWGEFIDSYYLFVHGRAQIKTSSHLVTCCKAMLQRLAEVSPQLDTDGIHNIWIVKPGAKSRGRGIKCAKRLDHILSLVDNDPALIKESKWVVQKYLERPFLVEGTKFDVRQWFLVTDWNPLTVWFYKKCYLRFSTQPYSLDTLDNSVHLCNNSIQKHLRPSHQRHQTIPKDNMWSNDQFMDFLSSQGYKAQWENVVVPGMKKAVIHSLQTAQDLVDSRKNTFELYGADFMLGCDLHPWLIEINASPTMAPSTPVTAHLCAAVQEDTLRVVLDRRTDQSANTGDFELIYHQAAVHVPQYIGVNLFIEGFRLKGTCLLPSLRPLNHSAPKHLCTKKEMTTKKVTSLPEVVKTAKTPVKNISNRVLPPPVPQPPAPIHIGKFTLGLQKTAHRSVRRPLDACSRSVFLWRKGL, encoded by the exons ATGGTCCAACAATGCGAAAGTCAAGTTGAAATCAAAACCCTGCAAACCA CTTCACCTCGATTTCGGCACAGTATCCACCTGCCCGCTCGCAACCCAGAGAAACTAAAGAAAGCCAAGGCCATTGTGGAGAAAACTGTCAAG TTGCACAAGGTGTTCTCTGTTCAGGGCCCTTACCCGGTCATTAGGGCCTCACTAAGAGCCAGAGGCTGGGTGGAGAAGCAGATGTGTCATGCTGGCCTCCAAATCTACACTCGGACTGCCAAAGAGACCTGTTGTAATGATGCCGGTGATAGTGATGGTGAAGCTG ATGATGTCAAACAAGAGCAGGATCTGGATGGACTGTATGGTCTTATA TCTCGCCTGGTGCGGAATGAAATGGTTTATTTCTACTGGACAAACAGAAGAGATGCCATCAATACCAGCATTCTGCAGAAAGAACAGATGATCAATCATTTTGGCAAAGGAGGCAGCTTCACCACCAAG GTGGGCTTGTGTGTGAACCTGAGGAGCCTGCACTGGTTTGACTCAGCAGACCCAGACACGTTCTTTCCTCGCTGTTACAGGCTAGGAGCGCAGGATGAGAAGCATGCTTTCATTG AGGACTACAGGAGGACAGCCTGCACCAgttttttaaagtacattgtAGAGAGTGCACAGAATGTtcaggaagagaagaaaaatgagCACATTCAAG AACCGTCTGAATCTGTGATTGTTTCCAAAATGGTCGGCACAGCTCTCAACGTGTGTCAGGATTTTCTTGAGAGTTTGGAGCACACTGACATTGACACTAATTTGGAGAAAACTTCATCCCTTTTCAAGGAGGAGTGGGGTGAATTTATTGATAGCTACTACTTGTTTGTTCA TGGCAGGGCACAAATCAAGACCAGTTCTCATTTAGTAACCTGCTGCAAGGCCATGCTGCAGAGGCTGGCTGAGGTCAGTCCACAGCTGGACACAGATGGCATACACAACATATGGATTGTCAAGCCTGGAGCCAAGTCCAGAGGTAGAG GTATCAAATGTGCCAAGCGTTTAGATCACATCCTCAGCCTGGTGGACAATGATCCAGCTCTGATCAAGGAAAGCAAGTGGGTTGTGCAGAAGTACTTGGAGCGGCCCTTCTTGGTGGAGGGCACCAAGTTTGATGTGCGCCAGTGGTTTTTGGTCACAGACTGGAACCCTCTCACCGTGTGGTTTTATAAGAAGTGCTATTTGCGCTTCTCTACACAGCCTTACTCATTAGACACACTGGACAA CTCTGTGCATTTGTGCAATAATTCCATCCAGAAGCATCTAAGACCTTCTCATCAACGCCATCAAACCATCCCAAAAGACAACATGTGGTCAAACGACCAGTTCATGGACTTTCTGTCAAGCCAGGGCTACAAAGCTCAGTGGGAAAATGTAGTTGTGCCGGGGATGAAAAAGGCTGTGATCCATTCATTACAGACTGCACAAGATCTTGTGGATTCTAGGAAAAACACCTTTGAGCTTTATGGGGCTGACTTCATGTTAG GCTGTGACTTACATCCATGGCTGATTGAAATCAATGCCAGTCCCACTATGGCCCCCTCTACGCCAGTCACAGCCCATCTTTGTGCAGCTGTGCAGGAGGACACGCTGCGTGTCGTCCTAGACCGTAGAACAGACCAATCAGCCAACACTGGAGATTTTGAGCTTATATATCACCAG gcaGCAGTACATGTACCTCAGTACATAGGagtcaatttatttattgaggGCTTCAGGCTCAAAGGCACCTGTCTGCTTCCTTCTCTGAGGCCTTTGAACCACTCAGCCCCAAAGCATCTTTGTACCAAAAAGGAGATGAcgacaaaaaaagtcacatcttTGCCGGAAGTGGTCAAGACCGCCAAAACACCAGTCAAAAACATCTCAAACAGAGTTCTTCCACCTCCTGTTCCTCAGCCACCAGCACCCATCCATATTGGAAAGTTCACACTTGGCCTGCAAAAGACAGCACACAGATCTGTCCGCCGACCACTTGATGCTTGCTCACGTTCTGTCTTTTTGTGGCGAAAAGGCTTGTAG
- the hmces gene encoding abasic site processing protein HMCES isoform X2, which yields MCGRTACTLAPDEVTRACSYRNRRGERRQPGWRDGDADKYRPSYNKSPQSISPVLLSHRHFDKNAPVDECVLASMRWGLVPSWFKENDPSKMQYSTNNCRSENILEKKTYKEPLLKGQRCVILADGFYEWRRQEKEKQPFFIYFPQTQRSPEEKQDPANDATEPEKTSDEWTGWKLLTMAGLFDCWTSPSGGETLYTYSVITVNASPNLHSIHDRMPAILAGEEEVRRWLDFGEVKSLDALKLLQSQDILTYHPVSPLVNNSRNNSPECLQPVDLNQKKVPKPTASSKMMMSWLASGSSKRKVSDACRSQERGKKDMPGKATGGLQQWLQEASKKPRTQ from the exons ATGTGTGGAAGAACTGCGTGCACGCTGGCTCCGGATGAGGTGACCCGAGCGTGTTCGTACAGGAACCGGCGCGGAGAGCGGAGACAGCCTGGCTGGAGGGACGGAGACGCGGACAAGTACCGACCTTCCTACAACAAAAGTCCCCAGTCCATTAGCCCCGTGCTGCTGTCCCACAGGCACTTTGATAAG AATGCTCCCGTGGATGAGTGTGTATTGGCTTCCATGCGTTGGGGCCTGGTCCCTTCCTGGTTTAAAGAGAATGACCCAAGCAAGATGCAGTACAGCACCAACAACTGTCGCAGTGAGAACATCCTGGAGAAAAAGACTTACAAG GAGCCCCTGCTAAAAGGACAGCGCTGCGTCATCCTCGCTGACGGCTTCTACGAGTGGAGGAGGCAGGAGAAAGAAAAGCAGCCATTTTTCATCTACTTCCCTCAGACTCAGAGATCCCCTGAAGAGAAACAAGATCCTGCCAATGATGCGACTGAG CCAGAAAAAACTTCAGATGAGTGGACAGGCTGGAAGTTGCTGACCATGGCAGGACTATTTGACTGCTGGACATCTCCTTCTGGAGGAGAGACCCTCTACACCTACAGTGTAATAACTGTGAACGCTTCCCCAAATCTCCACAGCATCCATGACCG GATGCCGGCCATCTTGGCTGGAGAGGAGGAAGTGAGGAGATGGCTTGATTTCGGGGAGGTGAAATCGTTggatgctttgaaactgctcCAGTCTCAAGACATATTGACCTATCATCCCGTCTCACCGCTTGTCAATAACTCTCGCAACAACTCTCCTGAGTGCCTTCAGCCTGTGGACCTCAATCAAAAAAAG GTACCCAAGCCGACAGCGAGTAGCAAGATGATGATGAGCTGGCTGGCCAGCGGGTCTTCAAAGAGGAAGGTGTCAGATGCTTGTAGAAGTCAGGAGAGAGGCAAGAAAGACATGCCCGGCAAGGCTACAGGAGGGCTTCAGCAGTGGCTGCAGGAGGCCAGCAAAAAACCAAGAACCCAGTAA
- the hmces gene encoding abasic site processing protein HMCES isoform X1 encodes MCGRTACTLAPDEVTRACSYRNRRGERRQPGWRDGDADKYRPSYNKSPQSISPVLLSHRHFDKNAPVDECVLASMRWGLVPSWFKENDPSKMQYSTNNCRSENILEKKTYKEPLLKGQRCVILADGFYEWRRQEKEKQPFFIYFPQTQRSPEEKQDPANDATEAKKTSDEWTGWKLLTMAGLFDCWTSPSGGETLYTYSVITVNASPNLHSIHDRMPAILAGEEEVRRWLDFGEVKSLDALKLLQSQDILTYHPVSPLVNNSRNNSPECLQPVDLNQKKVPKPTASSKMMMSWLASGSSKRKVSDACRSQERGKKDMPGKATGGLQQWLQEASKKPRTQ; translated from the exons ATGTGTGGAAGAACTGCGTGCACGCTGGCTCCGGATGAGGTGACCCGAGCGTGTTCGTACAGGAACCGGCGCGGAGAGCGGAGACAGCCTGGCTGGAGGGACGGAGACGCGGACAAGTACCGACCTTCCTACAACAAAAGTCCCCAGTCCATTAGCCCCGTGCTGCTGTCCCACAGGCACTTTGATAAG AATGCTCCCGTGGATGAGTGTGTATTGGCTTCCATGCGTTGGGGCCTGGTCCCTTCCTGGTTTAAAGAGAATGACCCAAGCAAGATGCAGTACAGCACCAACAACTGTCGCAGTGAGAACATCCTGGAGAAAAAGACTTACAAG GAGCCCCTGCTAAAAGGACAGCGCTGCGTCATCCTCGCTGACGGCTTCTACGAGTGGAGGAGGCAGGAGAAAGAAAAGCAGCCATTTTTCATCTACTTCCCTCAGACTCAGAGATCCCCTGAAGAGAAACAAGATCCTGCCAATGATGCGACTGAGGCAA AAAAAACTTCAGATGAGTGGACAGGCTGGAAGTTGCTGACCATGGCAGGACTATTTGACTGCTGGACATCTCCTTCTGGAGGAGAGACCCTCTACACCTACAGTGTAATAACTGTGAACGCTTCCCCAAATCTCCACAGCATCCATGACCG GATGCCGGCCATCTTGGCTGGAGAGGAGGAAGTGAGGAGATGGCTTGATTTCGGGGAGGTGAAATCGTTggatgctttgaaactgctcCAGTCTCAAGACATATTGACCTATCATCCCGTCTCACCGCTTGTCAATAACTCTCGCAACAACTCTCCTGAGTGCCTTCAGCCTGTGGACCTCAATCAAAAAAAG GTACCCAAGCCGACAGCGAGTAGCAAGATGATGATGAGCTGGCTGGCCAGCGGGTCTTCAAAGAGGAAGGTGTCAGATGCTTGTAGAAGTCAGGAGAGAGGCAAGAAAGACATGCCCGGCAAGGCTACAGGAGGGCTTCAGCAGTGGCTGCAGGAGGCCAGCAAAAAACCAAGAACCCAGTAA
- the LOC133507078 gene encoding tubulin monoglycylase TTLL3-like isoform X2: MVQQCESQVEIKTLQTTSPRFRHSIHLPARNPEKLKKAKAIVEKTVKLHKVFSVQGPYPVIRASLRARGWVEKQMCHAGLQIYTRTAKETCCNDAGDSDGEADDVKQEQDLDGLYGLISRLVRNEMVYFYWTNRRDAINTSILQKEQMINHFGKGGSFTTKVGLCVNLRSLHWFDSADPDTFFPRCYRLGAQDEKHAFIEDYRRTACTSFLKYIVESAQNVQEEKKNEHIQEPSESVIVSKMVGTALNVCQDFLESLEHTDIDTNLEKTSSLFKEEWGEFIDSYYLFVHGRAQIKTSSHLVTCCKAMLQRLAEVSPQLDTDGIHNIWIVKPGAKSRGRGIKCAKRLDHILSLVDNDPALIKESNSVHLCNNSIQKHLRPSHQRHQTIPKDNMWSNDQFMDFLSSQGYKAQWENVVVPGMKKAVIHSLQTAQDLVDSRKNTFELYGADFMLGCDLHPWLIEINASPTMAPSTPVTAHLCAAVQEDTLRVVLDRRTDQSANTGDFELIYHQAAVHVPQYIGVNLFIEGFRLKGTCLLPSLRPLNHSAPKHLCTKKEMTTKKVTSLPEVVKTAKTPVKNISNRVLPPPVPQPPAPIHIGKFTLGLQKTAHRSVRRPLDACSRSVFLWRKGL, translated from the exons ATGGTCCAACAATGCGAAAGTCAAGTTGAAATCAAAACCCTGCAAACCA CTTCACCTCGATTTCGGCACAGTATCCACCTGCCCGCTCGCAACCCAGAGAAACTAAAGAAAGCCAAGGCCATTGTGGAGAAAACTGTCAAG TTGCACAAGGTGTTCTCTGTTCAGGGCCCTTACCCGGTCATTAGGGCCTCACTAAGAGCCAGAGGCTGGGTGGAGAAGCAGATGTGTCATGCTGGCCTCCAAATCTACACTCGGACTGCCAAAGAGACCTGTTGTAATGATGCCGGTGATAGTGATGGTGAAGCTG ATGATGTCAAACAAGAGCAGGATCTGGATGGACTGTATGGTCTTATA TCTCGCCTGGTGCGGAATGAAATGGTTTATTTCTACTGGACAAACAGAAGAGATGCCATCAATACCAGCATTCTGCAGAAAGAACAGATGATCAATCATTTTGGCAAAGGAGGCAGCTTCACCACCAAG GTGGGCTTGTGTGTGAACCTGAGGAGCCTGCACTGGTTTGACTCAGCAGACCCAGACACGTTCTTTCCTCGCTGTTACAGGCTAGGAGCGCAGGATGAGAAGCATGCTTTCATTG AGGACTACAGGAGGACAGCCTGCACCAgttttttaaagtacattgtAGAGAGTGCACAGAATGTtcaggaagagaagaaaaatgagCACATTCAAG AACCGTCTGAATCTGTGATTGTTTCCAAAATGGTCGGCACAGCTCTCAACGTGTGTCAGGATTTTCTTGAGAGTTTGGAGCACACTGACATTGACACTAATTTGGAGAAAACTTCATCCCTTTTCAAGGAGGAGTGGGGTGAATTTATTGATAGCTACTACTTGTTTGTTCA TGGCAGGGCACAAATCAAGACCAGTTCTCATTTAGTAACCTGCTGCAAGGCCATGCTGCAGAGGCTGGCTGAGGTCAGTCCACAGCTGGACACAGATGGCATACACAACATATGGATTGTCAAGCCTGGAGCCAAGTCCAGAGGTAGAG GTATCAAATGTGCCAAGCGTTTAGATCACATCCTCAGCCTGGTGGACAATGATCCAGCTCTGATCAAGGAAAGCAA CTCTGTGCATTTGTGCAATAATTCCATCCAGAAGCATCTAAGACCTTCTCATCAACGCCATCAAACCATCCCAAAAGACAACATGTGGTCAAACGACCAGTTCATGGACTTTCTGTCAAGCCAGGGCTACAAAGCTCAGTGGGAAAATGTAGTTGTGCCGGGGATGAAAAAGGCTGTGATCCATTCATTACAGACTGCACAAGATCTTGTGGATTCTAGGAAAAACACCTTTGAGCTTTATGGGGCTGACTTCATGTTAG GCTGTGACTTACATCCATGGCTGATTGAAATCAATGCCAGTCCCACTATGGCCCCCTCTACGCCAGTCACAGCCCATCTTTGTGCAGCTGTGCAGGAGGACACGCTGCGTGTCGTCCTAGACCGTAGAACAGACCAATCAGCCAACACTGGAGATTTTGAGCTTATATATCACCAG gcaGCAGTACATGTACCTCAGTACATAGGagtcaatttatttattgaggGCTTCAGGCTCAAAGGCACCTGTCTGCTTCCTTCTCTGAGGCCTTTGAACCACTCAGCCCCAAAGCATCTTTGTACCAAAAAGGAGATGAcgacaaaaaaagtcacatcttTGCCGGAAGTGGTCAAGACCGCCAAAACACCAGTCAAAAACATCTCAAACAGAGTTCTTCCACCTCCTGTTCCTCAGCCACCAGCACCCATCCATATTGGAAAGTTCACACTTGGCCTGCAAAAGACAGCACACAGATCTGTCCGCCGACCACTTGATGCTTGCTCACGTTCTGTCTTTTTGTGGCGAAAAGGCTTGTAG
- the LOC133507081 gene encoding ras-related protein rab7, giving the protein MTSRKKVLLKVIILGDSGVGKTSLMNQYVNKKFSNQYKATIGADFLTKEVMVDDRLVTMQIWDTAGQERFQSLGVAFYRGADCCVLVFDVTAPNTFKTLDSWRDEFLIQASPRDPENFPFVVLGNKIDLENRQVTTKRAQAWCQSKNNIPYFETSAKEAINVEQAFQTIARNALKQETEVELYNEFPEPIKLDRNERAKPSAETCSC; this is encoded by the exons atgacttcaaggaagaaagtCCTCCTCAAAGTCATCATCCTGGGAGACTCCGG AGTGGGGAAGACCTCGTTGATGAACCAGTATGTGAATAAGAAATTCAGTAACCAGTACAAAGCCACGATAGGTGCGGACTTCTTGACAAAAGAGGTCATGGTGGATGACAGACTTGTCACAATGCAG ATTTGGGACACAGCAGGTCAGGAGAGGTTCCAGTCTTTAGGGGTGGCATTCTACCGCGGCGCAGACTGCTGTGTTTTGGTGTTTGATGTGACGGCCCCCAACACCTTCAAGACTCTCGACAGCTGGAGGGACGAGTTCCTGATCCAGGCCAGCCCCCGAGACCCGGAGAACTTCCCCTTTGTGGTTCTCGGCAACAAGATTGACTTAGAGAATAGACAG GTCACAACCAAGCGAGCACAGGCCTGGTGTCAGAGCAAAAACAACATCCCTTACTTTGAAACTAGTGCCAAGGAAGCCATCAATGTGGAGCAGGCCTTCCAGACTATTGCACGCAACGCGCTCAAACAG GAGACCGaggtggagttgtacaatgaGTTCCCAGAGCCGATTaagctggacaggaacgagcgGGCCAAGCCATCGGCAGAGACCTGTAGCTGCTGA